From the genome of Streptosporangiales bacterium:
TCGACGGTGCCCCAGCCCTGCGAAGGCCGCTGCTGGAACACCCCGACGGAGTCGCGGTCGCCGTGGTCGAGGTTCCGCATCTTCGACTCCTGCTCCGCCGTCGCGAGAGCGATGGTCACCGCGCGTCTGGGCAGGCCGCGCCGGATCGCGACGGCGACGATCGTGGTGGCGACCTCGGACTGCTCCGCGCTGAGCGTGATCTCGCCGGCGTCGGACCTGGTGGTGCAGTGCTCGGGGGTCAGCGCGTCCTTGACGGCCGGGCCGCCACAGGCGGCCATGCCGGTCACCAGGCCCAGGCCGATGCCGAGCACGGCGGCCGTCACGGAACGACTAAAACGACGCACGGAGCGTGCTCCGTGCGCCCTGCGGGAGGAAGAGGCAACTTTCACTGTTGGTCAGGATACGTAAGGCATGGTGTGGTTTGCGCGGAGGACACCGGTTGAGCCGCTCAACCGGCAGCCGCGGGTGTTCCGCAAGATCAGTACAGCTAGGCTCGACCGCCATGAGTACCAGTGCCATCGCCGCGACGATCGACGAGCTGTGGGAGGCGCGTGCGACGCTCGACGCCTCGGACCCGGACATAAAGAAGACCGTGGTCGAGGCGGTCGACCTGCTCGACTCCGGCCACGCGCGGGTCGCCGCCGTGGACGAGGCCACCGACGAGGTCGTGGTCGACGAGCGCGCCAAGCGCGCGATCCTGCTGTCGTTCCGCGTACTCGACATGGCCGAGTCGTCCGCCGGTGACTTCAGGTACCGCGACCGGGTGCCGCTGAAGGAGCGCCTCGGCGGTGCGCGCGTGGTGCCCGGCGCGGTGGTCCGGTGGGGTGCGCACCTCGCCGACGGCGTCGTGGTGATGCCGAGCTTCGTGAACATCGGCGGCTACGTCGACGCGGGCTCGATGGTCGACACCTGGGCGACGGTGGGCTCCTGCGCGCAGATCGGCAAGAACGTCCACCTCGCCGGCGGGGTCGGCATCGGTGGGGTGCTGGAGCCGCCGAACGCCGTGCCGGTGGTCGTCGAGGACGACGCGTTCGTCGGGTCGCGCTGCATCGTGGTCGACGGCGCCAGGGTGCGCCGCGGCGCGAAGCTGGGCGCCGGCTGCGTGCTGACCAAGACCACCAGGGTGTACGACGCGGAGACCGGCGACGAGCTGCCCCGCGGCGAGGTACCCGCCTGGTCGGTCGTCGTGCCGTCGTCGCGTACGAAGAGCTTCCCCGGCGGCGACTTCGGCATGCCGTGCCTGCTGGTGCTCAAGCGCCTGCCGGAAGGCGGGTCGCACGACAAGCTGCAACTCAACGACATCCTCCGCGACCATGGGGTGGCCGGCTGAGCCGGTCGGCCGGAGGGCTGACGTAGCTACTGACGGAAACTCGAGGGGGGATCCTGAGTTGACCGAGCACCTGGACCTGACCGAGGACGCCGCTGCCGTCACGGCTCAGCTGGTCGACGTAGCGTCGGTGAGTGGCGACGAGCAACACATCGCGGACCTGGTGGAGCGTGCGCTCGGCGGGCTGCCGCACCTGACGGTGGAGCGCGACGGCAACGTGGTGCGCGCGTCCACCGAGCTCGGCCGCCCGGAACGGGTGGTGCTCGCCGGCCACCTGGACACCGTGCCGATCAAGGAGAACGTGCCGTCGTGGCGCGACGGCGATCTCCTGTACGGCCGCGGTGCCTGCGACATGAAGGCCGGCGTCGCGGTGCAGCTGCGGCTCGCCGCGACCGTGCCAGAGCCCACCCGCGACGTCACGTACCTCTTCTACGACTGTGAAGAGATCGACAACGAGCGCAACGGGCTCACCCGGATCTCGCGGACCCGGCCGGACTGGCTGGCCGGTGCGTTCGCCGTGCTGCTCGAACCCACCGACGCCGCCGTCGAAGGCGGGTGCCAGGGCAACATGCGGGTGGAGGTGACTGTGCCTGGCAAGGCCGCGCACAGCGCCCGCAGCTGGCTCGGCATGAACGCCATCCACCACGCGGACGACGTGCTCGCGCGGCTGGTCGACTACACCGCGCGGGAGGTGCACATCGACGGCCTCACGTACCGGGAGGGCATGAACGCCGTCCGGATAGGAGGCGGCATCGCCGGCAACGTGATCCCCGACGAGTGCGTGATCACCGTCAACTACCGGTTCGCGCCGAGCCGTTCCGAGGCGGAGGCTGAGGTGCACCTGCGCGAGCTGTTCGCCGGCTACCGGGTCACCGTGGTCGACTCCGCGCCCGGCGCCATGCCGGGACTGTCGCACCCGGCCGCGAAGGACTTCGTGGCGGCCATCGGCGGCGGTGCCCGGCCGAAGTTCGGCTGGACGGACGTCGCACGGTTCTCCGCGATCGGCGTGCCCGCCGTCAACTACGGTCCTGGCGACCCCAACCTCGCACACACCGACAACGAGCACGTCCCCGT
Proteins encoded in this window:
- a CDS encoding succinyl-diaminopimelate desuccinylase, whose protein sequence is MGWPAEPVGRRADVATDGNSRGDPELTEHLDLTEDAAAVTAQLVDVASVSGDEQHIADLVERALGGLPHLTVERDGNVVRASTELGRPERVVLAGHLDTVPIKENVPSWRDGDLLYGRGACDMKAGVAVQLRLAATVPEPTRDVTYLFYDCEEIDNERNGLTRISRTRPDWLAGAFAVLLEPTDAAVEGGCQGNMRVEVTVPGKAAHSARSWLGMNAIHHADDVLARLVDYTAREVHIDGLTYREGMNAVRIGGGIAGNVIPDECVITVNYRFAPSRSEAEAEVHLRELFAGYRVTVVDSAPGAMPGLSHPAAKDFVAAIGGGARPKFGWTDVARFSAIGVPAVNYGPGDPNLAHTDNEHVPVAAVLDCESRMRDWLAS
- a CDS encoding 2,3,4,5-tetrahydropyridine-2,6-dicarboxylate N-succinyltransferase — protein: MSTSAIAATIDELWEARATLDASDPDIKKTVVEAVDLLDSGHARVAAVDEATDEVVVDERAKRAILLSFRVLDMAESSAGDFRYRDRVPLKERLGGARVVPGAVVRWGAHLADGVVVMPSFVNIGGYVDAGSMVDTWATVGSCAQIGKNVHLAGGVGIGGVLEPPNAVPVVVEDDAFVGSRCIVVDGARVRRGAKLGAGCVLTKTTRVYDAETGDELPRGEVPAWSVVVPSSRTKSFPGGDFGMPCLLVLKRLPEGGSHDKLQLNDILRDHGVAG